ACAATTCTCGAGGCAATCAATTCATCCACGTCCAATACCACTGATCTAAATCTACTTCAGGTTCAACTGAAGGAGAGAATTAATATGAAGAAATTTCTACTTGTCCTGGATGATGTTTGGAACGAAGACTCTTGTGACTGGGATGCGCTACGAACTCCACTCATAGTCGGGGCAAAGGGAAGCAAGATTATTGTAACTACGCGAAGCACCAATGTTGCATCTGCCATGCGTGCAGTCCATACTCATTGTTTAGGTGGGTTATCCTTTGAAGATGGTTGGTCCCTGTTCAAAAAACTTGCATTTGAAAATGGAGACTCAAGTGGGCATCCACAACTAGAAGCAATCGGAGAAAAGATTGTCCACAAGTGCCAAGGTCTACCACTGGCTATAAAAGCAATGGGGAGTCTCCTACACTCCAAGGTTGAAGCAAGAGAATGGGATGATGTATTAAACAGTGAATTATGGGATTTGCCCACAGATGCGGTTCTTCCTGCTCTGAGGTTGAGTTATTATTACCTGCCTTCACATCTAAAATGCTGTTTTTCTTATTGTTCAATCTTTCCCAAAAACTACGAATTCAAAAAGAAGAAGCTTGTTTTGTTATGGATGGCAGAAGGTTTGTTGGAACAATCAAAAGGCAAGAAAAGAATGGAGGAGGTAGGCAATTTGTACTTTCAAGAACTTTTatcaaagtcattttttaaaaattcaattagcAATGAGTCATGTTTTGTAATGCATGACCTTGTTAAGGACTTGGCACAATTGGTATCCggagaattttctatttctttggaGGATGGTAAGATGGACAAAGTCTCAGAGAAGACTCATCATTTATCGTATTTGATTAGTCCATATGATGTATATGAGAGATTTGACCCACTTTCTCAAATTAAGTATCTCCGAACATTTTTAGCAAGAGGCGAATATTGGAACCTTGCATATCAATACTTAAGTACTAGAGTTCTACACCATCTATTGCCGGAAATGAAATGTTTACGAGTGTTGTGTTTGAATAATTATCGTATTACTTATTTGCCTCATTCGATTGAGAAGTTGAAACACTTGCGCTACTTGGATCTCTCTACGACAATGATTCAAAAGTTGCCTGAATCAGTTTGTAATTTATACAATTTACAAACAATGATGTTATCAAATTGTGTGCTTCTCATTGAATTACCTTTAAGGAtggaaaaaatgattaatttgcGTTACCTTGATATTATTGGTACCGGGGTGAAAGAGATGCCAAGTGATATATGTAAGCTAAAGAATTTACAATCCCTTTCTACATTTATTGTGGGCCAAAATGGTGGGTTAAGTTTGGGAGCATTGAGGGAACTTTCAGGAAGTCTTGTCATTTCAAAGCTAGAGAACGTAGCATGTGATGGGGATGTATTAGAAGCTAATATGAAGGACAAAAAGTACCTTGATGAGTTGAAGTTTGAGTGGGATAATGAGAACACTGATGTTGGTGGTGTTGTGCAAAATAGAAGGGATATAGCCAGCAGCTTACAGCCACATACAAACCTCAAGAGACTCCATATTAATTCTTTTAGTGGTTTAAGCTTTCCAGCTTGGGTAGGAGATCCTTCATTCTTCAATCTGGTTGACCTGGGGCTTCAGAATTGTAACAATTGCTCGTCATTGCCACCACTCGGACAGCTACCCTCTCTTAAACATCTTTCTATCTTACAAATGAAAGGAGTTAAAATGGTGGGTAGTGAATTTTATGGGAATGCTTCTTCCTCCAACACAGTTAAGCCCACCTTCCCGTCCCTACAAACTCTAAGATTCGAGAAGATGTACAACTGGAAGAAATGGTTATGTTGTGGATGCAGACGTGGAGAATTCCCTCGTCTTGAGAAGCTTTGTATGAATGAATGTCCCAAACTCATTGGGAAATTACCAAAACAGCTTCGTTCATTGAAGAAACTTGAAATCATTGATTGTGAGTTGCTTTTGGGCTCCCTCCGAGCTCCTCAAATCCGTGAATGGAAAATGTCGTATCATGGTAAATTTCGCTTGAAAAGGCCAGCTTGTGGGTTCACTAATCTCCAGACTtcagaaattgaaatttcacaCATCTCTCAATGGGAGGAACTGCCACCACGAATACAGATACTAACAATCAGAGAATGTGATTCGATAGAGTGGGTATTGGAGGAGGGAATGCTACAAAGAAGCACATGTCTTCTCCAACATTTGCACATCACAAGTTGTCGTTTCTCCAGACCCTTGCACAGTGTTGGTTTGCCCACTACATTGAAGTCACTCCATATCTGTAAGTGTACCAAACTGGAGTTTCTCCTGCATGCGCTATTGAGATCTCACCATCCATTCCTTAAACGTTTATCCATATCTGATGTTAGCAGCTGTAATTCtttctcattatctttctcATTAAGCATCTTCCCACGGTTGAACAGTCTCAACATCTCTGATTTTGAAGGGTTTGAATTCCTCTCCATCTCCCTTTCTGAGAGGGATCCCACGTCTCTTAATTATTTAACTATCGAAGACTGTCCTGATCTGATATATATTGAATTGCCCGCTCTCGAGTCTGCACGCTATGAGATCTCCAGATGTAGGAAGCTGAAGTTGCTGGCGCATACACGCTCATCGTTGCGGGAATTGCGATTAATAGATTGTCCAGAATTGTTGTTTCAGAGAGATGGTTTGCCCTCCGACTTACGTGAACTTGAAATTTCATCCTGCAACCAACTCACATCTCAGGTGGATTGGGGTTTGCAAAGACTGGCCTCTCTTACAATATTCACAATCAATGATGGATGCCGAGACATAGAATCATTTCCCAATGAGTCCCTACTGCCCTCCACACTTACCTCTCTTTACATATCTAATCTTCCAAATCTCAAGTCTCTGGACAGCAACGGGCTTCGACATCTTACCTCTCTAACAACATTATACATCTCCAAGTGCCCTAAGTTCCAATCCTTCGGAGAAGAGGGGCTTCAACATCTTACCTCTCTTGAAAATTTACAGATGTACTCACTCCCTATGCTTGAATCCTTGAGAGAAGTAGGTCTTCAACACCTCACCTCTCTTAAAGCATTGTCTATCTCCCGCTACCATAATCTCCAATACTTGACAAACGAGAGACTGCCAAACTCGCTCTCTTTCCTGGAAATCCAGAGTTGTCCTTTGTTGAGGCATAGGTGCCAATTTGAGAAAGGCCAAGATTGGGAATATATAGCTCACATTCCACGCATAGTAATAGATCGTGTGCTATACTAATGACTAATGAAGGTGGTGATTCCACATACATTAAGACTTGGGTGTGCCATACAGTCAGTCAGGTACTTGTCCTACActccaaaaaaaagaaacactgACGTGCCAATTTATTAAAGTAGCCAAACTTGTGCGTCTGAATTTCTAATCATTTCTATTGTGGTAACATATTGATGTTTCTCAGGTTAACACAAGTCTCCTTATACACAAACTTGTAAGATTCCATTGCCTATGGTGAGACAGACAAGGTGCCAAGTAGCCCTCCACGTATCAGAGACTTGTGTTCTTGATATATGACTATGATCTTTCCAATCAAACAATATTTCATGAGTCTCCCCCTGGAAAGGCAGCAGCAAACACACACATCTGAGACTATTCCATTGGAAATTTGCAATATGCCCTGCGTCAATATTTCCTGCCCTGTTGTTGGAGATTTGAGGGTGCAGAATACTCTGCCCTTTGACTTCAGATATGTTCTCTTATGCTACAAGCCTGAAAACAAAGAAGTGAAGAGGTGTGGAGGAAGACTGACAATAGGTGCTTGCATTTTAACATAGATGATTGAAATATTTCAATGGCTCGTTCAATTTACCTTTATAATGGGCAGAGGTGATTCCTGAATTTATCCATAGATTTCTGTGATACAGGCAAACATGGAGGAATTTCTGGTAGTTTATGGTCAgttaaacattttaatttctttatttcttttttgtggCCTACTTTAGATTTGTACTTGTTGATCCCTTTTCCATCCttaaaaatggagatttaacTTTCTGCCATACTTACAATCATTTACACATCATTCTACAGGTGCTATGAGGCCGGTGTATTTTTCGCTTAAAAGGCCAATTTTGTAAGGACAATTGCAACATTTCCATATTGTAAGGCAATGCCTAACAAAAAGGTACCATTACCTTTGATGACATTATTAACCTTGTTTGGCCTCTAAGCTACATGAATATTAAGACTAAAAAGATTTTGCAAGTTTATGTATTTGCTTTGGAATATCAATGATTTAAATACTAGTACATCTTCAAATACCTTAGGTATTGCCTATTTGTATCTCTGGTCAAATGTGCTTGGAATTTTACCTGCATCATAAATACACTCTAGATCTAACTATTGCATTTATACAATTTAGAATTATATGGGTACTTATTTGGAGCCTtttgcaatttattttttgaaatgagTTGAATTAGAGTCAAGATATTCTATCTTTTCTCCCTTCCATATCAAGTTAATCACTGTTTCTCCTCTCCTGTCTCATATTAAGTATATAGGAAGAACATGAAAGATTTCTTATGAGAAAcacatttttgttttgataaggAGAAATATATCAAGTgactataaataatttatatgaatttattttacatttctgATTTTGAAACAGAATTAGAATAtaagaatttatgaaattagaaaaaggGATCCCTCCAAAAAGCCTATCATTCAATTCCTTTTGGTCTCTATTTTAAGTCCAATTTGTGTTGATCTGGAATGGCCCAGTGcctcaaactcaaatttcatcctTTGACTTGATGCCACCATCTTCTACTGTGCCCCCTTCCTTCACTCTTACATTGTCATGATACAACATATTGAGGTCTTCTTGTATTTGTAGAAGAAAGACTTCAAAGCACCTCTTAATTCTGGTCATTGGGAACTATTCCATTTCAATCTTGCCAAGTTCAGGTCAGTTGTGTGTGACATCTGGTGCATGGGTGCATTTTTTTTAGCTAATTTATGGttagagaaatattttaattgcttTGGTCCATTTTCTGAGGGTACAACAGAGGAGACTCTCTTTGTAATCTGCAAATTACAAGTTGTTCTTACATCACTTTGTAGGTTGTATGAGGCTGAAATGTGTGATATCTTATACCCACCAGAAAGTAACAGGTATGTTATCTTTGGGCTTATACTTTTCGATGACTAAGGCATTTGTTGctttaatttgtaataaaattatttcaaaggTTGTTGGGGATGGAAGGTGGAGTGAGGAAGATGCTGCTCTTTTAGTGCCTGAGAGCTTAACTGGTATTGAACAGGGAGATGGAAAGTAGAAGATGGTGTTTAATTGGTCAAGTTAGGTCATGTTTGACTGAGGTTGCTCTGTTTTGGTTTTGCAGTCAGCATTTTACCAGAGATGGTGTTTACTGTGCTTCTGCTTGCATAAAGGGAGAGATCAGCAGTTAGCCACATTTGAAAGGCAAGGATACAGGAATATAGCATCTTTGTTATGATTTTACTGCATTTATTTCTTtcctaattttgatttcattttgttcttgttttggtttttcttatgTCTTCTGTATACGTTGTGTTGCTGTTGGGATGATCACTTAGATCACTGTCATGTACCCTACTCAAAAACAGGATCCTTTTCTTAGAATTGACAATGTTCCTGTTCTTCTCATTGGAGGAAGTCTTGGCTCTCATTGAAGTTCTTAGTTAGAGTACCTAATATGCAAGATATGATCAAATATTACTTGAATTCGAATTTCCAGAACTCTGTTAGTGATGAATTACAGGGATCACACCAGCTTTTTCC
The window above is part of the Vitis riparia cultivar Riparia Gloire de Montpellier isolate 1030 chromosome 12, EGFV_Vit.rip_1.0, whole genome shotgun sequence genome. Proteins encoded here:
- the LOC117927068 gene encoding putative disease resistance RPP13-like protein 1, encoding MAGALVGGAFLSASLQVLFDRLASREVVSFIRGQKLSDALLKKLERKLLVVHAVLNDAEVKQFTNPYVKKWLVLLKEVVYDAEDILDEIATEALRHKVEAAESQTSTSQVGNIMDMSTWVLAPFDGQGIESRVEEIIDRLEDMARDRDVLGLKEGVGEKLAQRWPSTSLVDESLVYGRAQIKEEMVQLLQSDNARSTDAMGVISIVGMGGTGKTTLAQLLYNDQRVKKQFDLQAWVCVSEEFDPIRVTKTILEAINSSTSNTTDLNLLQVQLKERINMKKFLLVLDDVWNEDSCDWDALRTPLIVGAKGSKIIVTTRSTNVASAMRAVHTHCLGGLSFEDGWSLFKKLAFENGDSSGHPQLEAIGEKIVHKCQGLPLAIKAMGSLLHSKVEAREWDDVLNSELWDLPTDAVLPALRLSYYYLPSHLKCCFSYCSIFPKNYEFKKKKLVLLWMAEGLLEQSKGKKRMEEVGNLYFQELLSKSFFKNSISNESCFVMHDLVKDLAQLVSGEFSISLEDGKMDKVSEKTHHLSYLISPYDVYERFDPLSQIKYLRTFLARGEYWNLAYQYLSTRVLHHLLPEMKCLRVLCLNNYRITYLPHSIEKLKHLRYLDLSTTMIQKLPESVCNLYNLQTMMLSNCVLLIELPLRMEKMINLRYLDIIGTGVKEMPSDICKLKNLQSLSTFIVGQNGGLSLGALRELSGSLVISKLENVACDGDVLEANMKDKKYLDELKFEWDNENTDVGGVVQNRRDIASSLQPHTNLKRLHINSFSGLSFPAWVGDPSFFNLVDLGLQNCNNCSSLPPLGQLPSLKHLSILQMKGVKMVGSEFYGNASSSNTVKPTFPSLQTLRFEKMYNWKKWLCCGCRRGEFPRLEKLCMNECPKLIGKLPKQLRSLKKLEIIDCELLLGSLRAPQIREWKMSYHGKFRLKRPACGFTNLQTSEIEISHISQWEELPPRIQILTIRECDSIEWVLEEGMLQRSTCLLQHLHITSCRFSRPLHSVGLPTTLKSLHICKCTKLEFLLHALLRSHHPFLKRLSISDVSSCNSFSLSFSLSIFPRLNSLNISDFEGFEFLSISLSERDPTSLNYLTIEDCPDLIYIELPALESARYEISRCRKLKLLAHTRSSLRELRLIDCPELLFQRDGLPSDLRELEISSCNQLTSQVDWGLQRLASLTIFTINDGCRDIESFPNESLLPSTLTSLYISNLPNLKSLDSNGLRHLTSLTTLYISKCPKFQSFGEEGLQHLTSLENLQMYSLPMLESLREVGLQHLTSLKALSISRYHNLQYLTNERLPNSLSFLEIQSCPLLRHRCQFEKGQDWEYIAHIPRIVIDRVLY